Proteins encoded in a region of the Cupriavidus pauculus genome:
- a CDS encoding M20/M25/M40 family metallo-hydrolase, giving the protein MNPTDTTLVQFIDTQRPAQEAFLAELVKVPSDNPSGDCAAHGQRARALLEQLGFTVEAHKVPEDKVRAAGMISATNLIVRKQFGTGGPTIAMNAHGDVVPPGLGWTRDPYGAEIGDSEHGPVMYGRGVAVSKSDFATYTYATLALMEAEKQGARLNGTVELQFTYDEETGGDIGPRLLLDENLTRPDYAISAGFSYGITSAHNGCLHVEVTVKGKQGHAAMPHTGVDAIEAATHILQAIYGLRAQLAMRKSKVPGIDHATLNVGLIKGGINTNVVPDLVTFRVDRRMIPEEIGFDAEGELRAVVEKAAAERPGIEVKVERIILAEPLSELPGVEKLIGALKSRAEAVFGVEIPVHGVPLYTDARHYTSRGIPTVLYGAGPRTLMEARGHNSDENLRLNDLNRATKVVALALADLMA; this is encoded by the coding sequence ATGAATCCCACCGACACCACGCTCGTCCAGTTCATCGACACGCAGCGCCCGGCGCAGGAAGCCTTCCTCGCCGAGCTCGTGAAGGTGCCGTCGGACAACCCGTCCGGCGACTGCGCGGCGCATGGCCAGCGCGCCCGCGCGCTGCTCGAGCAGCTCGGCTTTACGGTCGAGGCGCACAAGGTGCCCGAGGACAAGGTGCGCGCGGCCGGCATGATCAGCGCCACCAACCTGATCGTGCGCAAGCAGTTCGGCACGGGCGGCCCGACCATCGCCATGAACGCGCATGGCGACGTGGTGCCGCCGGGACTGGGCTGGACGCGCGATCCGTACGGCGCGGAGATCGGCGACAGCGAGCATGGTCCGGTCATGTACGGACGCGGTGTTGCGGTCTCGAAGTCGGATTTCGCGACGTACACGTACGCCACGCTCGCGCTGATGGAAGCGGAAAAGCAGGGCGCGCGCCTCAACGGCACGGTCGAGCTCCAGTTCACGTACGACGAGGAGACCGGTGGCGATATCGGCCCCAGGCTGCTGCTCGACGAAAATCTGACCAGGCCCGACTACGCGATTTCGGCGGGCTTCTCGTACGGCATCACCTCGGCGCATAACGGCTGCCTGCACGTGGAAGTCACGGTCAAGGGCAAGCAGGGCCACGCGGCCATGCCCCATACGGGGGTGGACGCGATCGAAGCCGCCACGCATATCCTGCAGGCGATCTACGGCCTGCGCGCGCAACTGGCCATGCGCAAGTCGAAGGTGCCGGGCATCGACCACGCGACGCTCAATGTCGGCCTGATCAAGGGCGGCATCAACACGAACGTGGTGCCGGACCTCGTGACGTTCCGCGTCGACCGCCGCATGATCCCCGAGGAGATCGGGTTCGATGCCGAGGGCGAACTGCGCGCGGTGGTGGAGAAGGCCGCGGCGGAGCGCCCGGGCATCGAGGTGAAGGTCGAACGCATCATCCTCGCCGAACCGCTGTCCGAGCTGCCGGGTGTGGAAAAGCTGATCGGCGCGCTGAAGTCGCGCGCGGAGGCGGTGTTCGGCGTGGAGATTCCCGTCCACGGCGTGCCGCTGTACACGGACGCCCGCCACTACACGAGCCGTGGCATCCCGACGGTGCTGTACGGCGCCGGCCCCCGCACGCTGATGGAGGCGCGCGGCCACAACTCGGACGAGAACCTGCGCCTGAACGACCTGAACCGCGCAACGAAGGTGGTGGCACTGGCGCTGGCGGACCTGATGGCCTGA
- a CDS encoding C4-dicarboxylate transporter DctA, producing MQPAVPSQRAPARLHTRFTRSLFGQVLIALVIGTVLGLLAPEFAAKLKPLGDAFIKLIKMLIGPIVFCVVVAGICGAGELKKVGRVGMKAVIYFEIVTTIALALGVVLAYVFQPGAGMNVNPQSLDASAMAAYVEGAEKVKSAGTVEFLLKLIPNTVMGAFASGDVLQVLLISVLFGCALSLVGEPGKPLVSLIDTFSQTLFRMMGFIIKLAPIGVLGAVAFTVGKYGIGSLKQLGFLVVLFYGAVVVFVLAVLGGILRACGFSVFKLIRYLRAELLVVLGTASSDSVLPQVMRKLEFMGIRKSVVGLVIPTGYSFNLDAFSIYLTLAAVFIAQATNTPLALGDLLGILAVALVTSKGAHGIPGSAIVILAATLSAHPAIPAIGLVLVLSVDWFIGIARALGNLIGNCVATVVVAAWEKDIDRERAHAVLDGAISAGELDEGMPPPVAGGIEVPASAPLPGSAVGR from the coding sequence ATGCAGCCTGCCGTACCCTCGCAGCGTGCGCCCGCACGCCTGCACACCCGCTTTACCCGTTCCCTCTTCGGCCAGGTGCTGATCGCGCTCGTGATCGGTACGGTACTCGGGCTCCTTGCGCCCGAGTTCGCGGCCAAGCTCAAGCCGCTCGGCGACGCCTTTATCAAGCTCATCAAGATGCTGATCGGCCCCATCGTGTTCTGCGTGGTCGTGGCCGGCATCTGCGGTGCCGGCGAACTCAAGAAGGTGGGCCGCGTCGGGATGAAGGCGGTGATCTACTTCGAGATCGTGACGACGATCGCGCTGGCGCTGGGCGTCGTGCTCGCCTACGTGTTCCAGCCCGGCGCGGGCATGAACGTGAATCCGCAATCGCTCGATGCGTCGGCCATGGCCGCCTATGTCGAGGGCGCGGAGAAGGTGAAGAGCGCGGGGACCGTCGAATTCCTGCTCAAGCTGATTCCGAACACCGTGATGGGTGCCTTCGCCAGCGGCGACGTGCTGCAGGTGCTGCTGATCTCGGTGCTGTTCGGCTGCGCGCTGTCGCTGGTCGGCGAGCCGGGCAAGCCGCTCGTGAGCCTGATCGACACGTTCTCGCAGACGCTGTTCCGCATGATGGGCTTCATCATCAAGCTCGCGCCCATCGGCGTGCTGGGCGCGGTGGCGTTCACGGTGGGCAAGTACGGCATCGGCTCGCTCAAGCAGCTCGGCTTCCTCGTCGTGCTGTTCTACGGCGCGGTCGTCGTGTTCGTGCTCGCGGTGCTCGGCGGCATCCTGCGCGCCTGCGGCTTTTCGGTCTTCAAGCTGATTCGTTATCTGCGCGCCGAACTCCTCGTGGTGCTGGGCACCGCGTCGTCGGACAGCGTGCTGCCGCAGGTCATGCGCAAGCTCGAGTTCATGGGCATCCGCAAGTCGGTGGTGGGCCTCGTCATTCCCACCGGGTATTCGTTCAATCTCGATGCGTTCTCGATCTATCTGACGCTTGCCGCGGTGTTCATCGCGCAGGCCACCAACACGCCGCTCGCGCTGGGCGACCTCCTTGGCATTCTCGCGGTGGCGCTCGTGACGTCGAAAGGCGCGCATGGCATTCCGGGCTCCGCCATCGTGATTCTCGCGGCCACGCTGTCGGCCCATCCCGCCATTCCGGCAATCGGCCTCGTGCTCGTGCTGTCGGTGGACTGGTTCATCGGTATCGCGCGCGCGCTCGGCAACCTCATCGGCAACTGCGTGGCGACGGTGGTGGTGGCGGCGTGGGAGAAGGATATCGACCGCGAACGCGCCCATGCGGTGCTCGATGGAGCGATCTCCGCTGGCGAGCTCGACGAGGGCATGCCGCCTCCCGTGGCGGGCGGAATCGAGGTGCCCGCCAGCGCGCCGCTGCCCGGCAGCGCCGTGGGGCGCTAG
- a CDS encoding exonuclease produces the protein MAKRQAPDTRPEIYVSTDIEADGPIPGPHSMLSFASAAMLADKTVVGTFSANLETLQGASGHPVQMKWWETQPEAWAACRRDLQRPEEAIVRYVEWVEALPGKPVFVAFPAGFDFTWMFWYMMRFAGRSPFGWAALDIKTLGFALTGLPYRKTVKPALPDHWKDPLPHTHVAIDDALEQGALFCNMLAVLREREAQRAAIAEPLPDTDSAESEQSPPSPRG, from the coding sequence ATGGCGAAACGACAGGCACCCGATACCCGTCCGGAAATCTACGTCAGCACCGATATCGAGGCCGACGGACCGATTCCCGGCCCGCATTCGATGCTGTCGTTCGCTTCGGCCGCGATGCTGGCCGACAAGACCGTGGTCGGCACGTTCTCGGCCAACCTCGAGACGCTGCAGGGCGCGAGCGGCCATCCCGTGCAGATGAAGTGGTGGGAAACCCAGCCCGAGGCCTGGGCCGCCTGCCGGCGCGACCTCCAGCGGCCCGAAGAGGCGATCGTGCGCTATGTCGAATGGGTCGAGGCGCTGCCCGGCAAGCCCGTCTTCGTCGCGTTTCCGGCCGGATTCGATTTCACGTGGATGTTCTGGTACATGATGCGCTTTGCGGGCCGCTCGCCGTTCGGCTGGGCCGCGCTGGACATCAAGACGCTGGGGTTCGCGCTGACGGGATTGCCCTACCGCAAGACCGTCAAACCCGCGCTGCCGGACCACTGGAAGGATCCGTTGCCTCATACGCACGTTGCAATCGACGACGCGCTCGAGCAGGGTGCGCTTTTCTGCAACATGCTGGCCGTGCTACGCGAGCGTGAAGCGCAGCGCGCTGCTATCGCCGAACCATTGCCAGACACCGATTCTGCCGAAAGCGAGCAGTCACCTCCATCGCCTCGGGGTTAG
- a CDS encoding LysR family transcriptional regulator has translation MDKFKQIEAFIAVVEQGSMASAALTQNVTPVMIGRRINALEARIGVKLLHRSTRRIVVTEQGAAFMEQCKKALSDLDRAEMLIAEGRHKATGHLIVSAPAAFGRKHVAPHAPAFLAANPDVQISFNLTDRVVDLVREGYDVGIRIGGAIDPNFVAIKLSSNKRVVCGTPAYFAKHGVPRTLEDLEHHNCLAFNLQGGQQRGWYFNDNGKTVTVRVNGNLDCNDGELLHRWAGESLGLGWRSTWEILPQLESGELITVLDEFALPDYDILAVYPQQRPVPAKIRFFIEHLKAQYAKPGYWSGRV, from the coding sequence ATGGATAAATTCAAGCAGATCGAGGCATTCATCGCCGTGGTGGAGCAGGGCAGCATGGCTTCGGCCGCGCTGACGCAGAACGTGACACCGGTCATGATCGGCCGCCGCATCAACGCGCTGGAGGCGCGTATCGGCGTCAAGCTGCTGCACCGGTCCACGCGGCGCATCGTGGTGACGGAGCAGGGCGCGGCGTTCATGGAGCAGTGCAAGAAGGCACTGTCCGATCTCGATCGCGCGGAGATGCTGATTGCGGAAGGGCGGCACAAGGCGACGGGCCACCTGATCGTCTCCGCGCCCGCCGCCTTCGGGCGCAAGCACGTGGCGCCCCATGCGCCGGCGTTCCTGGCCGCGAACCCGGACGTGCAGATCTCCTTCAACCTGACCGATCGCGTCGTCGATCTCGTGCGCGAGGGGTATGACGTCGGCATCCGCATCGGCGGTGCGATCGATCCCAATTTCGTGGCCATCAAGCTGTCGTCGAACAAGCGCGTGGTGTGCGGCACCCCGGCCTACTTCGCGAAGCATGGCGTACCGCGCACGCTCGAGGATCTCGAACACCACAACTGCCTCGCGTTCAACCTGCAGGGCGGCCAGCAGCGCGGATGGTATTTCAACGACAACGGGAAGACGGTGACCGTGCGCGTGAACGGCAACCTCGACTGCAACGACGGCGAACTGCTGCATCGCTGGGCGGGCGAAAGCCTCGGGCTGGGCTGGCGCTCGACATGGGAAATCCTGCCGCAGCTGGAAAGCGGGGAATTGATTACGGTACTCGATGAATTCGCGTTGCCGGACTACGACATCCTGGCGGTGTACCCGCAGCAGCGCCCCGTGCCCGCGAAGATCCGGTTCTTTATCGAGCATCTGAAGGCGCAGTACGCGAAGCCCGGGTACTGGAGCGGCCGGGTATAG
- the hyi gene encoding hydroxypyruvate isomerase encodes MPKLAANLTMLFNEVAFLDRFEAAARAGFRGVEFLFPYAFHADQIADRLNRFQLDLVLHNLPAGKWEAGERGIACHPDRVSEFRDGVGEAIKYAKVLGVRQLNCLAGILPQGVRREAANETLVENLRFAANALAAERIDLLIEPINTFDIPGFALSRTQQAVDLIEQVNAPNLYVQYDIYHMQRMEGEIAATIKANLPKIRHVQLADNPGRNEPGTGEINYRFLFGYLDEIGYQGWIGCEYKPRASTEAGLGWRAAHGIG; translated from the coding sequence ATGCCAAAGCTAGCCGCCAACCTCACCATGCTGTTCAACGAAGTGGCGTTTCTCGACCGCTTCGAAGCCGCCGCGCGCGCGGGATTCCGCGGCGTGGAGTTTCTGTTCCCGTATGCGTTCCATGCGGACCAGATCGCCGACCGCCTCAACCGCTTCCAGCTCGACCTCGTGCTGCACAACCTGCCCGCGGGCAAGTGGGAAGCGGGCGAACGCGGCATCGCCTGCCATCCCGATCGCGTCAGCGAGTTCCGTGACGGCGTGGGCGAGGCCATCAAGTACGCGAAGGTGCTCGGCGTGCGGCAGCTGAACTGCCTGGCGGGCATCCTGCCGCAGGGCGTGCGGCGCGAGGCCGCCAACGAGACGCTCGTCGAGAACCTGCGCTTCGCGGCCAATGCGCTCGCGGCCGAGCGTATCGACCTGCTGATCGAGCCGATCAACACGTTCGACATTCCCGGCTTCGCGCTGTCGCGCACGCAGCAGGCCGTCGATCTGATCGAGCAGGTCAACGCGCCCAACCTCTACGTGCAGTACGACATCTATCACATGCAGCGCATGGAGGGCGAGATCGCCGCGACGATCAAGGCCAACCTGCCGAAGATCCGTCACGTGCAGCTGGCCGACAACCCCGGCCGCAACGAGCCCGGCACCGGCGAGATCAATTACCGCTTCCTGTTCGGCTATCTCGACGAGATCGGCTACCAGGGCTGGATCGGCTGCGAGTACAAGCCGCGCGCCTCGACCGAGGCCGGTCTCGGCTGGCGCGCCGCGCACGGCATCGGCTGA
- the arsC gene encoding arsenate reductase (glutaredoxin) (This arsenate reductase requires both glutathione and glutaredoxin to convert arsenate to arsenite, after which the efflux transporter formed by ArsA and ArsB can extrude the arsenite from the cell, providing resistance.) codes for MITIYHNPRCSKSRETLALVEAAGERLGEPVEIVEYLKQPPTVSTLRQLHAMLGVPVRDMLRDGEAVYKELDLADEGLTDAELLEAVADHPILLQRPVVVRNRRAIIGRPPENVNPLFD; via the coding sequence ATGATCACGATCTACCACAACCCCCGCTGCTCGAAATCGCGCGAAACGCTCGCCCTGGTCGAAGCCGCCGGCGAGCGGCTGGGCGAGCCCGTGGAGATCGTGGAATACCTGAAGCAGCCGCCCACCGTGTCCACGCTGCGCCAGCTGCACGCCATGCTCGGCGTCCCGGTGCGCGACATGCTGCGCGACGGCGAGGCCGTCTACAAGGAGCTCGACCTCGCCGACGAAGGTCTGACCGACGCCGAGCTGCTCGAAGCCGTGGCCGACCACCCGATCCTGCTGCAGCGGCCCGTCGTGGTGCGCAACCGCCGCGCCATCATCGGCCGCCCGCCCGAGAACGTGAACCCGCTGTTCGACTGA
- a CDS encoding GntR family transcriptional regulator, whose translation MPEHIDPDMTAEAIADDIVAAIVSHRLPPGTKLREEALASVYRVSRTKVRAALLMLSKDKVIQIVPDKGAFVAKPSAEEAREVFAVRRILEAALAREFVARATAADYKRIDKHLAAERKSLNGNDAQTRTRLLGDFHIVMAEVVGNSVLTEIMRELSMRSAVITMLYQSRRDATCSSDEHREFIEAARAGDAERAVALMVEHLAHVEAALHFDEVPDAARGKDLVAALLA comes from the coding sequence ATGCCCGAGCATATCGATCCAGACATGACCGCCGAGGCGATTGCCGACGATATCGTCGCCGCCATCGTCTCGCACCGCCTCCCGCCCGGCACCAAGCTGCGGGAGGAGGCGCTCGCGAGCGTCTACCGCGTGAGCCGCACCAAGGTCCGCGCGGCCCTGCTGATGCTGTCCAAGGACAAGGTGATCCAGATCGTGCCCGACAAGGGTGCGTTCGTCGCCAAGCCCAGCGCCGAGGAGGCGCGGGAGGTCTTCGCGGTGCGCCGCATCCTCGAGGCGGCGCTCGCGCGCGAGTTCGTCGCCAGGGCCACGGCCGCCGACTACAAGCGCATCGACAAGCATCTGGCCGCCGAGCGCAAGTCGCTGAACGGCAACGATGCCCAGACGCGCACGCGCCTGCTCGGGGATTTCCATATCGTCATGGCCGAAGTGGTGGGCAACAGCGTGCTCACCGAAATCATGCGCGAGCTGTCGATGCGCAGCGCGGTGATCACCATGCTGTACCAGTCTCGGCGCGATGCCACGTGCTCGTCGGACGAGCACCGCGAGTTCATCGAGGCGGCACGCGCCGGCGATGCCGAGCGCGCGGTGGCGCTGATGGTGGAACACCTCGCGCACGTCGAAGCCGCGCTGCATTTCGACGAGGTGCCGGACGCCGCGCGCGGCAAGGACCTCGTGGCGGCGCTGCTCGCGTAA
- the glxR gene encoding 2-hydroxy-3-oxopropionate reductase produces MANQRTIGFIGLGIMGAPMAGHLRAAGHTLFVHDVNPAPQALVDAGVTVCTSAEEVAKRAEIVIVMVPDTPHVEAVLFGERGIAAAYKAAGKEATYGKIVVDMSSISPIATKDFAARINKLGASYLDAPVSGGEVGAKAASLTIMVGGPGEAFEQVKPLFELMGKNITLVGGNGDGQTTKVANQIIVALNIQAVSEALLFASKAGADPARVRQALMGGFASSRILEVHGERMVKRTFDPGFRIELHQKDLNLALQGAKALGVSLPNTSAAQELFNACAAHGFGKLDHSALCRAIEIMSNHEIAKSDK; encoded by the coding sequence ATGGCAAACCAACGCACTATCGGCTTTATCGGCCTCGGCATCATGGGCGCACCCATGGCGGGTCATCTGCGCGCGGCGGGTCACACGTTGTTCGTGCATGACGTGAACCCGGCCCCGCAGGCGCTCGTCGATGCCGGCGTCACGGTCTGCACGAGCGCGGAAGAAGTGGCCAAGCGCGCCGAGATCGTGATCGTGATGGTCCCGGACACGCCGCACGTGGAAGCCGTGCTGTTCGGCGAGCGCGGCATCGCGGCCGCATACAAGGCCGCGGGCAAGGAGGCCACGTACGGCAAGATCGTCGTGGACATGAGCTCGATCTCGCCGATCGCCACGAAGGACTTTGCCGCGCGCATCAACAAGCTGGGCGCGTCGTACCTCGATGCGCCGGTGTCCGGCGGCGAAGTGGGCGCGAAGGCCGCTTCGCTGACGATCATGGTCGGCGGCCCCGGCGAAGCGTTCGAGCAGGTGAAGCCGCTGTTCGAGCTGATGGGCAAGAACATCACGCTCGTCGGCGGCAATGGCGATGGCCAGACCACGAAGGTCGCGAATCAGATCATCGTGGCCCTCAATATCCAGGCCGTGTCCGAAGCGCTGCTGTTCGCCTCGAAGGCGGGTGCCGATCCGGCGCGCGTGCGCCAGGCGCTGATGGGCGGCTTCGCCTCGTCGCGCATCCTCGAAGTGCATGGCGAACGCATGGTCAAGCGCACGTTCGATCCCGGTTTCCGCATCGAACTGCACCAGAAGGACCTGAACCTCGCGCTGCAGGGCGCCAAGGCGCTCGGCGTGTCGCTGCCGAACACGTCGGCCGCGCAGGAACTGTTCAACGCGTGCGCGGCGCATGGCTTCGGCAAGCTCGATCACTCGGCGCTGTGCCGCGCGATCGAGATCATGTCGAACCACGAGATCGCGAAGAGCGACAAGTAA
- the gcl gene encoding glyoxylate carboligase, whose amino-acid sequence MPKMRAVDAAIAVLEKEGITTAFGVPGAAINPFYSAMRKAGSIKHLLARHVEGASHMAEGYTRAEPGNIGLCVGTSGPAGTDMITGLYSAWADSIPILCVTGQAPRARLYKEDFQAVDIESIAKPVTKWAVTVREPALVPQVFQQAFHLMRSGRPGPVLIDLPFDVQVAEIEFDPETYQPLQPYKPAASRAQIEKAIAMLNAAERPLIVCGGGVINANASELLVEFAELVNVPVVPTLMGWGVLADDHPLQAGMVGLQTSHRYGNATLLASDFVMGIGNRWANRHTGSIDVYTKGRKFVHVDIEPTQIGRVFGPDLGIVSDAKAALELFVEVAREMKMAGRLPDRKAWVADVQKRRRTMHRKSDFDNVPVKPQRVYREMNQYFPRDVRYVTTIGLSQIAAAQFLSVNQPRHWINCGQAGPLGWTIPAAIGVKTASPDSDVVAISGDYDFQFMIEELAVAAQFKVPYIHLVVNNSYLGLIRQAQRNFEMDYCVQLAFDNVNAPELEGYGVDHVKVVEGLGCKALRVFKPEDIAPAFAEARDLMAEFSVPVVVEVILERVTNIAMGTEIDNINEFEPIEDRADSEAAGEAILSEETETA is encoded by the coding sequence ATGCCGAAGATGAGAGCCGTCGACGCCGCGATCGCGGTGCTGGAGAAGGAAGGCATCACCACCGCGTTCGGCGTCCCCGGCGCCGCCATCAACCCGTTCTATTCGGCGATGCGCAAGGCCGGATCGATCAAGCATCTGCTGGCCCGGCACGTCGAGGGCGCTTCGCACATGGCCGAGGGTTATACGCGCGCCGAGCCCGGCAATATCGGCCTGTGCGTCGGCACGTCCGGCCCCGCCGGCACCGACATGATCACGGGCCTGTACTCGGCCTGGGCCGATTCGATCCCCATTCTCTGCGTCACGGGCCAGGCGCCCCGCGCGCGGCTGTACAAGGAAGACTTCCAGGCCGTCGATATCGAGTCGATCGCCAAGCCCGTGACCAAGTGGGCCGTCACCGTGCGCGAACCCGCGCTGGTGCCGCAGGTGTTCCAGCAGGCGTTCCATCTGATGCGCTCGGGCCGTCCGGGCCCGGTGCTGATCGACCTGCCCTTCGACGTGCAGGTGGCCGAGATCGAATTCGATCCGGAAACGTACCAGCCGCTGCAACCGTACAAGCCGGCCGCCTCGCGCGCCCAGATCGAGAAGGCCATCGCCATGCTCAACGCGGCCGAGCGCCCGCTGATCGTCTGCGGCGGCGGTGTCATCAACGCGAACGCCTCCGAACTGCTCGTCGAGTTCGCCGAGCTCGTCAACGTGCCCGTCGTGCCGACGCTGATGGGCTGGGGCGTGCTGGCCGACGATCACCCGCTGCAGGCGGGCATGGTCGGCCTGCAGACGTCGCATCGTTATGGCAATGCGACGCTGCTGGCTTCGGACTTCGTGATGGGCATCGGCAATCGCTGGGCGAACCGCCACACGGGCAGCATCGACGTCTACACGAAGGGCCGCAAGTTCGTGCACGTGGATATCGAACCCACGCAGATCGGCCGCGTGTTCGGTCCCGATCTCGGCATCGTCTCCGATGCAAAGGCCGCGCTCGAGCTGTTCGTCGAGGTGGCGCGCGAGATGAAGATGGCCGGCCGCCTGCCCGACCGCAAGGCATGGGTCGCCGACGTGCAGAAGCGCCGCCGCACCATGCATCGCAAGAGCGACTTCGACAACGTGCCCGTCAAGCCGCAGCGCGTGTATCGCGAGATGAACCAGTATTTCCCGCGCGACGTGCGCTACGTGACCACGATCGGCCTGTCGCAGATCGCGGCCGCGCAGTTCCTGTCGGTGAACCAGCCGCGCCACTGGATCAACTGCGGCCAGGCCGGCCCGCTGGGCTGGACGATTCCCGCGGCGATCGGCGTCAAGACCGCGTCGCCCGATTCGGATGTCGTGGCGATCTCGGGCGACTACGACTTCCAGTTCATGATCGAAGAACTGGCCGTGGCCGCGCAATTCAAGGTGCCCTATATCCATCTGGTCGTGAACAACTCGTACCTCGGGCTGATCCGCCAGGCACAGCGCAACTTCGAGATGGACTACTGCGTGCAGCTCGCGTTCGACAACGTGAATGCGCCCGAGCTCGAAGGCTACGGCGTGGATCACGTGAAGGTCGTGGAAGGCCTCGGCTGCAAGGCGCTGCGCGTGTTCAAGCCCGAGGACATCGCCCCCGCGTTCGCGGAAGCGCGCGACCTGATGGCCGAGTTCTCCGTGCCCGTGGTCGTCGAGGTGATTCTGGAGCGCGTGACCAATATCGCGATGGGAACCGAGATCGACAACATCAACGAGTTCGAGCCGATCGAGGATCGCGCGGATAGCGAAGCTGCCGGCGAGGCCATCCTCTCGGAAGAGACCGAAACCGCCTGA
- a CDS encoding allantoate amidohydrolase — translation MAANPTPAAASVNTTGARIMEWADALAVHTEQPGMLTRTYLTDAHHGAAAQLAAWMEAAGMTVRRDAAGNVIGRYEGTTPDAPALLTGSHFDTVRDAGRYDGNLGVILPIACIDAWHRAGRRFPFAIEVVGFAEEEGVRFKATLLGSRAIAGTFDTRVLDNLDDSGTAMRDVMRGAGFEPDQLPAAAHDRRKVLGFVEVHIEQGPVLLNEGLPVGVVTAISGASRFLVELEGLAGHAGTVPMDMRRDAAMAAAEIGLYIERRCGGKPGLVGTVGQFNVPNGATNVVPGKAVFSIDIRAGDDAEREAAVNDVLAEIERICARRNVRAAQVRKTHEAASVPCAPWLQDQWAAAIARTGAPVRHLPSGAGHDAMAIAALTDVAMLFVRCGNGGISHHPTEIMTAGDAEVAANVFSTFVEHFQPRQ, via the coding sequence ATGGCAGCAAATCCAACGCCGGCCGCCGCATCCGTGAACACCACGGGCGCGCGCATCATGGAGTGGGCCGACGCCCTCGCCGTTCATACCGAGCAGCCCGGCATGCTCACCCGTACCTATCTGACCGACGCCCACCACGGCGCGGCCGCGCAGCTCGCCGCCTGGATGGAAGCCGCGGGCATGACCGTGCGCCGCGACGCGGCGGGCAATGTCATCGGCCGCTACGAAGGCACCACGCCCGACGCGCCCGCACTGCTGACGGGCTCGCACTTCGACACGGTGCGCGACGCCGGACGCTATGACGGCAACCTCGGCGTCATCCTGCCAATTGCCTGCATCGACGCCTGGCACCGCGCGGGCCGCCGCTTTCCGTTCGCGATCGAGGTGGTCGGCTTTGCCGAGGAGGAGGGCGTGCGCTTCAAGGCGACGCTGCTCGGCAGCCGCGCGATCGCGGGCACGTTCGACACACGCGTCCTCGACAACCTCGACGACAGCGGCACCGCCATGCGCGACGTGATGCGCGGCGCGGGGTTCGAACCCGACCAGTTGCCCGCCGCCGCGCACGATCGCCGCAAGGTGCTCGGCTTTGTCGAGGTGCATATCGAGCAGGGTCCCGTGCTGCTGAACGAAGGGTTGCCGGTCGGCGTGGTGACGGCGATCTCGGGCGCCTCGCGCTTTCTCGTGGAACTCGAAGGGCTGGCCGGCCATGCCGGCACCGTGCCGATGGATATGCGCCGCGACGCCGCGATGGCGGCCGCCGAGATCGGGCTGTATATCGAGCGCCGCTGTGGCGGCAAGCCGGGCCTCGTCGGCACTGTCGGCCAGTTCAACGTGCCCAACGGCGCCACCAACGTGGTGCCGGGCAAGGCCGTGTTCTCCATCGATATCCGCGCCGGCGACGACGCCGAGCGCGAAGCCGCCGTCAACGACGTGCTGGCCGAGATCGAGCGCATCTGCGCGCGCCGCAACGTGCGCGCCGCGCAGGTACGCAAGACCCACGAGGCGGCCAGCGTGCCGTGCGCGCCGTGGCTGCAGGACCAGTGGGCCGCCGCGATCGCGCGCACGGGCGCGCCGGTCCGGCACCTGCCTTCCGGCGCGGGCCACGACGCCATGGCCATCGCCGCGCTGACGGACGTGGCGATGCTGTTCGTGCGTTGCGGCAACGGCGGCATCAGCCATCACCCCACCGAAATCATGACCGCCGGCGACGCCGAGGTGGCCGCGAACGTGTTCAGCACGTTCGTCGAGCACTTCCAGCCCCGGCAATAA